A genomic window from Streptomyces broussonetiae includes:
- a CDS encoding DsbA family oxidoreductase, giving the protein MRVEIWTDIACPWCYVGKARFDKALAAFPHRDEVEVVHRSFELDPGRAKGDAQPVITMLTRKYGMSEAQAEAGEDNLGAQAAAEGLDYRTRGRDHGNTFDMHRLLHFAKEQGRQDELIQILYRANFAEERSVFTEGDERLVELAVQAGLDAEAARAVLADPSRYAADVRADEREAAQLGANGVPFFVLDRTYGVSGAQPAEVFTQALTQAWGGRSPLKLVQQGDQGDGAACGPEGCAVPQRG; this is encoded by the coding sequence ATGCGCGTCGAGATCTGGACGGACATCGCCTGTCCCTGGTGCTACGTGGGAAAGGCGCGGTTCGACAAGGCGCTCGCCGCCTTCCCGCACCGCGACGAGGTCGAGGTGGTGCACCGCTCCTTCGAACTGGACCCGGGCCGCGCCAAGGGCGATGCCCAGCCGGTGATCACCATGCTCACCAGGAAGTACGGCATGAGCGAGGCCCAGGCCGAGGCCGGCGAGGACAACCTGGGCGCCCAGGCCGCCGCCGAGGGCCTGGACTACCGCACCCGGGGCCGTGACCACGGCAACACCTTCGACATGCACCGCCTGCTGCACTTCGCCAAGGAGCAGGGCAGGCAGGACGAGCTGATCCAGATCCTGTACCGGGCGAACTTCGCCGAGGAGCGGTCCGTCTTCACCGAGGGCGACGAGCGGCTGGTCGAGCTGGCCGTGCAGGCCGGCCTCGACGCCGAGGCCGCCCGCGCGGTGCTCGCCGACCCGTCCCGCTACGCCGCCGACGTCCGCGCCGACGAGCGCGAGGCCGCCCAGCTCGGTGCGAACGGTGTGCCGTTCTTCGTCCTCGACCGCACGTACGGCGTCTCCGGCGCCCAGCCCGCCGAGGTCTTCACCCAGGCGCTGACCCAGGCCTGGGGCGGGCGCTCCCCGCTCAAGCTCGTCCAGCAGGGGGACCAGGGGGACGGGGCGGCCTGCGGACCGGAGGGGTGCGCGGTGCCGCAGCGGGGCTGA
- a CDS encoding GNAT family N-acetyltransferase codes for MIHERAGGALVIRTALPAEAEVIADLHFRARSTYYPDGVPRADVDWAEAWRGSVERPDGHVLCAVEQGRIAGIASFRTPDGAPADTVKLFQFHVDPGRWRSGIGTSLHAACVEQWRADRRRTAVLDVHVDNARAQGFYARQGWIPDPENPPADGDHHLFLRFRVPGE; via the coding sequence ATGATCCATGAACGTGCCGGCGGCGCCCTGGTGATCCGCACCGCCCTGCCCGCCGAGGCCGAGGTCATCGCCGATCTGCACTTCCGGGCCCGCTCGACGTATTACCCGGACGGTGTCCCGCGGGCCGACGTCGACTGGGCCGAGGCCTGGCGCGGCTCCGTCGAGCGCCCCGACGGCCATGTGCTGTGCGCGGTCGAGCAGGGCCGGATCGCCGGCATCGCCTCCTTCCGTACCCCGGACGGCGCACCGGCCGACACGGTCAAGCTGTTCCAGTTCCACGTCGACCCCGGCCGCTGGCGCTCCGGCATCGGTACGTCCCTGCACGCGGCCTGCGTGGAGCAGTGGCGCGCCGACAGGCGACGCACGGCCGTGCTGGACGTGCACGTGGACAATGCGCGCGCCCAGGGTTTCTACGCCCGCCAGGGCTGGATCCCGGACCCGGAGAATCCGCCCGCCGACGGTGACCATCACCTGTTCCTCCGCTTTCGGGTGCCCGGGGAATGA
- a CDS encoding GlxA family transcriptional regulator, with the protein MHPEVLAMLRVAVVASPPVSMFNLAIPELLFNKVEIDGRPGYEVVICAPDPGSVPTTGTLGLHIPHGLEAMRQADTVIVAGTGEPYAPDPRVLQVLREVADDGVRIASLCTGAFSLAEAGLLSGRRVTTYWAHADELRRRHPDIEVQGDVLYAQDGQFLTSSGYAAGIDLCLHLIRTDYGAAVANTVARLALVAPVRPGGQTQFTQTPLPPERGTVCADTRGWAMRNLDKPLTLADLARHAGVSVRTLTRRFHAENGVSPLQWLLHQRIERAKELLETTTLPMDQLATACGLGTADSLRAHLVRRTGLTPSAYRAQFSRLGTGRQAVTSSVA; encoded by the coding sequence ATGCATCCGGAGGTTCTGGCCATGCTGCGTGTCGCGGTCGTCGCGTCCCCGCCCGTCTCGATGTTCAACCTCGCCATCCCCGAGCTGCTGTTCAACAAGGTCGAGATCGACGGACGGCCCGGCTACGAGGTGGTGATCTGCGCGCCCGACCCCGGGTCCGTGCCCACCACCGGCACCCTCGGCCTGCACATTCCGCACGGCCTCGAGGCGATGCGGCAGGCGGACACCGTGATCGTCGCGGGCACCGGCGAGCCCTACGCGCCCGATCCGCGGGTGCTTCAGGTGCTGCGCGAGGTCGCCGACGACGGCGTGCGCATCGCCTCCCTGTGCACCGGTGCGTTCTCGCTCGCCGAGGCCGGACTGCTCAGCGGGCGCAGGGTCACCACCTACTGGGCGCACGCCGACGAGCTGCGTCGCCGGCACCCCGACATCGAGGTCCAGGGCGACGTCCTCTACGCCCAGGACGGCCAGTTCCTCACCTCCTCCGGCTACGCGGCCGGCATCGACCTGTGCCTGCACCTCATCCGCACCGACTACGGCGCCGCCGTCGCCAACACCGTCGCCCGCCTCGCCCTGGTCGCCCCGGTCCGCCCCGGCGGCCAGACCCAGTTCACCCAGACCCCGCTGCCGCCCGAGCGCGGCACCGTCTGTGCCGACACCCGCGGCTGGGCCATGCGCAACCTCGACAAGCCGCTCACCCTCGCCGACCTCGCCCGCCACGCGGGCGTCTCGGTGCGCACCCTCACCCGGCGCTTCCACGCCGAGAACGGCGTCAGCCCGCTGCAGTGGCTGCTGCACCAGCGCATCGAGCGCGCCAAGGAACTGCTGGAGACCACCACCCTGCCCATGGACCAGCTGGCCACCGCCTGCGGCCTCGGCACCGCCGACTCGCTCCGCGCCCACCTGGTGCGCCGCACCGGCCTCACCCCGAGCGCCTACCGGGCCCAGTTCAGCCGCCTTGGAACCGGGCGGCAGGCGGTCACGTCCTCCGTTGCATGA
- a CDS encoding MFS transporter, with protein MPTKQTLDTSQPGSATSRLPNNPAPALTLTAAVLGFALITLDASVVTVALPAIGSALGGGMSGLQWVVDAYTLAFAALMLSTGAFADRAGASRAYALGIAVFTLASAACGLAPTLPVLIGARVVQGVAAAVVLPASLSLVRQAYPDPAHRAKAVALWAAGGSIAVALGPVAGGALTTVWDWRGIFFINLPLGVAALLLLVRAPRSARRPAPLDLPGQLTAVITLTALTFAVIEGGTTGVAAFAVAVLAAVLFGRIEGRQAHPVVPLGLFRDRAVRVAVSAGAACSVAFYGVIFLFSLFFQRVQGRSALYAGLLFLPMTGLIAVTNVVSGKLAGRYGPRLPMLAGQAVAVAGLLGLLSVGSGTPAAVVAVLLVPLAIGCALTVPPLTAVMMDAVPAERAGLAAGVLNAARQVAGGLGIAVFGALVNGGFTAGMRASLALSAVLFVPTFWLSFRLAGRRASRAGR; from the coding sequence ATGCCAACCAAGCAGACCCTCGACACATCCCAACCCGGCTCCGCCACAAGCCGGTTGCCGAACAACCCCGCCCCCGCCCTCACCCTGACCGCAGCCGTGCTGGGCTTTGCGTTGATCACCCTCGACGCGTCCGTGGTCACCGTGGCCCTCCCGGCGATCGGCTCCGCGCTCGGCGGCGGCATGTCCGGCCTGCAGTGGGTGGTCGACGCCTACACGCTGGCCTTCGCCGCCCTGATGCTCTCCACGGGCGCCTTCGCGGACCGGGCCGGGGCGAGCCGGGCGTACGCCCTTGGCATCGCCGTGTTCACGCTCGCCTCGGCGGCCTGCGGTCTGGCGCCGACGCTCCCGGTGCTGATCGGCGCGCGCGTGGTGCAGGGTGTCGCGGCGGCCGTCGTGCTGCCCGCGTCGCTGTCCCTGGTACGGCAGGCCTACCCCGATCCGGCGCACCGCGCGAAGGCGGTGGCGCTGTGGGCCGCCGGCGGCTCGATCGCGGTGGCGCTGGGCCCGGTGGCGGGCGGCGCGCTGACCACCGTCTGGGACTGGCGGGGCATCTTCTTCATCAATCTGCCGCTCGGCGTGGCCGCCCTGCTCCTGCTGGTGCGCGCCCCGCGCTCGGCGCGCCGGCCGGCGCCCCTGGACCTCCCGGGCCAGCTCACCGCCGTGATCACGCTGACCGCGCTCACCTTCGCCGTGATCGAGGGCGGCACGACGGGCGTCGCGGCCTTCGCCGTGGCGGTACTCGCCGCCGTCCTGTTCGGCCGGATCGAGGGACGCCAGGCGCATCCGGTGGTCCCGCTCGGACTGTTCAGGGACCGGGCGGTGCGGGTCGCCGTCTCGGCCGGGGCCGCGTGCAGCGTGGCCTTCTACGGCGTGATCTTCCTCTTCTCGCTCTTCTTCCAGCGGGTGCAGGGCCGTTCGGCCCTCTACGCCGGGCTGCTGTTCCTGCCGATGACCGGACTGATCGCCGTGACCAACGTGGTGTCCGGCAAGCTCGCCGGCCGCTACGGCCCGCGCCTGCCGATGCTGGCCGGCCAGGCGGTGGCCGTCGCCGGCCTGCTGGGCCTGCTGTCCGTCGGCTCCGGCACACCGGCCGCCGTGGTGGCCGTGCTGCTCGTCCCGCTGGCCATCGGCTGCGCGCTGACCGTGCCGCCGCTGACGGCCGTGATGATGGACGCCGTACCGGCGGAACGGGCGGGCCTGGCGGCCGGGGTGCTCAACGCGGCTCGGCAGGTGGCCGGCGGGCTCGGGATCGCGGTGTTCGGCGCGCTGGTGAACGGCGGCTTCACCGCCGGGATGCGGGCGAGCCTCGCACTGAGTGCCGTCCTGTTCGTGCCGACCTTCTGGCTCAGCTTCCGTCTCGCAGGTCGTCGGGCCAGCCGGGCCGGAAGGTGA
- a CDS encoding DUF1349 domain-containing protein: protein MDLELPELPFPLRTYGPEGHWSYEDGVLTGWAGPRQDRFVTPTGEALDPASDAPRLLGAPEGDFQLIARVTVGFRAAFDAGVLYVHVGERAWAKLCLEYSPDVPTVCTVVTRGHSDDANSFTVDGSSVWLRVSRTGRSVAFHASRDGERWTFVRLFTLGDAKETAAALVGFMTQSPMGEGCVVTYDRLTFRPGWPDDLRDGS, encoded by the coding sequence ATGGACTTGGAACTCCCCGAACTGCCCTTCCCGCTGCGCACGTACGGACCCGAAGGGCACTGGTCCTACGAGGACGGCGTGCTGACCGGATGGGCCGGGCCCCGGCAGGACCGGTTCGTCACGCCCACCGGCGAGGCGCTCGATCCCGCCTCCGACGCGCCTCGGCTGCTGGGCGCGCCCGAGGGGGACTTCCAGCTGATCGCCCGGGTGACCGTGGGGTTCCGGGCGGCCTTCGACGCCGGCGTGCTGTACGTGCACGTCGGCGAGCGGGCCTGGGCCAAGCTGTGCCTGGAGTACTCCCCGGACGTGCCCACCGTCTGCACGGTGGTCACCCGGGGACACTCCGACGACGCCAACTCCTTCACCGTGGACGGCAGTTCGGTGTGGCTGCGGGTCAGCAGGACCGGGCGGTCCGTCGCCTTCCACGCCTCCCGGGACGGCGAGCGGTGGACCTTCGTCCGGCTGTTCACCCTGGGCGACGCGAAGGAGACGGCAGCGGCGCTGGTCGGCTTCATGACCCAGTCGCCCATGGGTGAGGGGTGCGTGGTGACGTACGACCGGCTCACCTTCCGGCCCGGCTGGCCCGACGACCTGCGAGACGGAAGCTGA
- a CDS encoding aldehyde dehydrogenase (NADP(+)) — protein sequence MAAAPVWSVDPRTGKQREQVAVEATAQEVDTAVRAAHAVRGALANRAVRSAFLRSAAAGLDAARDALVETADAETALGPVRLTGELARTSYQLRAFADIVDEGAFLDVVIDHPDDTATPPVPDLRRYKVPLGVVAVYSASNFPFAFSVAGGDTASALAAGCPVVVKAHPDHPALSELVAKVLRRAAAEHGIPEGVVGLVHGFEAGVELIKHPEVAAAGFTGSVRGGRALFDAAAARTVPIPFHGELGSLNPVLVTEAAVAERAEAIGSGLAGSMTLGVGQFCVKPGLVLVPSGAGGDRLVKSLTDAVSDTDAGVLLDHRMRDNFVAGVRERARLADVDSPVTPGAGGEHTVSAGFLTVPAQRLTEQGAYDLLLEECFGPVTVVARYVDEAEAAAVLSRLPGNLTATVQLSAEEEAGQGRGAELLAELTPLAGRVVVNAWPTGVAVAPAQHHGGPYPATTSTSTSVGGTAIERWLRPVVYQNAPTALLPAELRDDNPLGLPRRFDGVLER from the coding sequence GTGGCAGCAGCACCAGTCTGGAGTGTCGACCCGCGCACCGGGAAGCAGCGTGAACAGGTTGCGGTCGAGGCCACAGCCCAGGAGGTGGACACGGCGGTCCGGGCCGCCCACGCCGTGCGCGGCGCGCTCGCGAACCGCGCGGTGCGCTCCGCGTTCCTGCGCTCGGCCGCCGCGGGCCTGGACGCGGCCAGGGACGCCCTGGTCGAGACCGCCGACGCCGAGACCGCGCTCGGCCCGGTCCGGCTGACCGGGGAACTCGCCCGCACCAGCTACCAGCTGCGGGCGTTTGCGGACATCGTCGACGAGGGCGCCTTCCTCGACGTCGTCATCGACCACCCCGACGACACCGCCACCCCGCCCGTCCCGGACCTGCGGCGCTACAAGGTGCCGCTCGGTGTCGTGGCCGTCTACTCCGCCTCCAACTTCCCCTTCGCCTTCTCCGTCGCCGGCGGCGACACCGCGAGCGCGCTCGCCGCGGGCTGCCCGGTCGTCGTCAAGGCCCACCCCGACCACCCGGCGCTGTCCGAGCTGGTAGCCAAGGTGCTGCGCCGGGCCGCCGCCGAGCACGGCATCCCCGAGGGCGTCGTCGGCCTCGTGCACGGTTTCGAGGCGGGCGTCGAGCTGATCAAGCACCCTGAGGTCGCCGCCGCGGGCTTCACCGGGTCCGTCCGGGGCGGTCGCGCGCTCTTCGACGCCGCCGCCGCGCGCACGGTGCCCATCCCGTTCCACGGTGAACTCGGCTCGCTGAACCCGGTCCTCGTGACCGAGGCGGCCGTCGCCGAGCGGGCCGAGGCGATCGGCTCCGGGCTGGCCGGGTCCATGACGCTCGGGGTCGGACAGTTCTGTGTGAAGCCCGGCCTGGTGCTCGTGCCGTCCGGAGCCGGCGGCGACCGACTGGTGAAGTCCCTCACCGACGCCGTCAGCGACACCGACGCGGGAGTCCTGCTCGACCACCGGATGCGCGACAACTTCGTCGCCGGGGTCCGGGAGCGGGCCCGTCTGGCGGACGTCGACTCGCCGGTCACACCGGGTGCGGGCGGTGAGCACACGGTCAGCGCCGGGTTCCTCACGGTCCCGGCGCAGCGGCTGACCGAGCAGGGGGCCTACGACCTGCTGCTCGAGGAGTGCTTCGGGCCGGTCACCGTCGTGGCCCGCTACGTCGACGAGGCGGAGGCGGCGGCGGTGCTGTCGCGGCTGCCGGGGAATCTCACCGCGACCGTTCAGCTGTCCGCCGAGGAGGAGGCCGGGCAGGGGCGCGGTGCGGAGCTTCTCGCCGAGCTGACCCCGCTGGCCGGTCGGGTGGTCGTGAACGCGTGGCCGACCGGGGTCGCGGTGGCGCCCGCGCAGCACCACGGGGGGCCGTACCCCGCGACGACCTCCACGTCCACGTCCGTGGGCGGTACGGCCATCGAGCGCTGGCTGCGGCCGGTGGTGTACCAGAACGCGCCCACCGCCCTGCTGCCGGCCGAGCTGAGGGACGACAACCCCCTGGGGCTTCCCCGGCGGTTCGACGGGGTCCTGGAGCGGTAG
- a CDS encoding IclR family transcriptional regulator produces MTAGDTAGGAQVKSAVRTVELLEYFAGRPGMHSLAAVQEAVGYPKSSLYMLLRTLVELGWVETDATGTRYGIGVRALLVGTSYIDGDEVVAAARPTLDRLSDDTTETIHLARLDGTNVVYLATRQSQHYLRPFTRVGRRLPAHSTSLGKAILATYSDEQVRKLLPETLPALTEHTITDRERLIEELHQVREQGFAVDREENTLGLRCFGVAIPYRTPARDAISCSVPVARLTPAHEQMIKDALFDARDRLTLATRRL; encoded by the coding sequence ATGACGGCAGGCGACACAGCGGGCGGCGCGCAGGTCAAGTCCGCGGTACGGACCGTTGAGCTGCTCGAGTACTTCGCCGGCCGGCCCGGTATGCACTCCCTCGCGGCCGTGCAGGAGGCCGTCGGGTACCCCAAGTCCAGCCTGTACATGCTGCTGCGCACGCTCGTGGAGCTGGGCTGGGTGGAGACGGACGCGACCGGCACGCGGTACGGCATCGGGGTGCGGGCGCTGCTGGTCGGCACGTCGTACATCGACGGCGACGAGGTGGTCGCGGCGGCCCGCCCCACGCTGGACCGGCTGTCGGACGACACCACGGAGACGATCCACCTGGCGCGCCTCGACGGCACGAACGTCGTCTACCTGGCCACCCGCCAGTCCCAGCACTATCTGCGCCCCTTCACGCGGGTCGGGCGCCGGCTGCCCGCGCACTCCACGTCCCTCGGCAAGGCGATCCTCGCCACGTACTCCGACGAGCAAGTCCGCAAGCTGCTCCCGGAGACCCTCCCGGCCCTGACCGAGCACACCATCACCGACCGCGAGAGGCTCATCGAGGAGCTGCACCAGGTCCGGGAGCAGGGCTTCGCGGTCGACCGCGAGGAGAACACCCTGGGCCTGCGGTGTTTCGGCGTGGCGATCCCGTACCGCACCCCGGCCCGCGACGCGATCAGCTGCTCGGTGCCGGTGGCCCGGCTGACCCCCGCCCACGAGCAGATGATCAAGGATGCGCTGTTCGACGCGCGCGACCGGCTGACGCTGGCGACACGCAGGCTCTGA
- a CDS encoding peptidoglycan D,D-transpeptidase FtsI family protein: MNKTIRRASVFALLLVLALLVRATWVQFYDGKALADDNDNRRGAIETYSQPLGNIIVAGNAITGSARTKGSDLAYKRTYTDGRLYAAVTGYASQAYAPTQLEGIYQDLLNGTDTRLKNVMDTLTGKRADPGNVITTIDPAVQKAAYKALGGNKGAAVAIDPRTGKILGVASTPSYDPSSLTDANTAGTAWKQLGADKDKPLTNRALRQPLPPGSTFKLVVAAAALESGLYKNVDEPTDSPDPYIMPGTTRPLENENKSAPCKDAPIRAALRYSCNNVFGHMAVQLGQDKVKAMAEKFGFNDDTQDVPVRAYASVYPSGMDKAQTALSGIGQFDVTATPLQMAMVSAAIANNGKLVSPHMVSQITDSSGDVLKNYDSDAGTRQIVSSSTAEQLQSAMETVVKDGTGTNALIDGATVGGKTGTAQHGENNSKTPYAWFTSFGKSDSTGREVAVAVMVEQSDAARSEVSGNGLAAPVAKAMMQAALKG, encoded by the coding sequence ATGAACAAGACGATCAGGCGGGCGTCCGTCTTCGCGCTGCTGCTCGTGCTCGCTCTGCTGGTCAGGGCGACATGGGTGCAGTTCTACGACGGCAAGGCCCTCGCGGACGACAACGACAACCGGCGGGGCGCGATCGAGACGTACTCGCAGCCGCTCGGGAACATCATCGTGGCCGGAAACGCGATCACCGGTTCGGCCCGGACGAAGGGAAGCGACCTCGCGTACAAGCGGACGTACACGGACGGCAGGCTCTACGCCGCGGTGACGGGCTACGCCTCGCAGGCCTACGCCCCCACCCAGCTCGAGGGCATCTACCAGGACCTGCTCAACGGCACGGACACCCGGCTCAAGAACGTCATGGACACCCTCACCGGCAAGCGCGCCGACCCGGGCAACGTGATCACCACGATCGACCCGGCCGTACAGAAGGCCGCCTACAAGGCCCTCGGCGGCAACAAGGGGGCGGCCGTCGCGATCGACCCCAGGACCGGCAAGATCCTCGGGGTGGCCTCGACGCCGTCGTACGACCCCTCCTCGCTCACGGACGCCAACACGGCCGGCACCGCCTGGAAGCAGTTGGGCGCGGACAAGGACAAGCCGCTGACCAACCGCGCGCTGCGCCAGCCGCTGCCGCCGGGGTCGACGTTCAAGCTGGTCGTGGCGGCGGCCGCGCTGGAGAGCGGGCTGTACAAGAACGTGGACGAGCCCACCGACAGCCCCGACCCGTACATCATGCCGGGCACGACGCGCCCGCTGGAGAACGAGAACAAGTCGGCGCCCTGCAAGGACGCCCCGATCCGCGCGGCCCTGCGGTACTCCTGCAACAACGTCTTCGGCCATATGGCTGTCCAGCTCGGCCAGGACAAGGTGAAGGCCATGGCCGAGAAGTTCGGCTTCAACGACGACACGCAGGACGTGCCGGTGCGGGCCTACGCCAGCGTGTACCCCTCCGGCATGGACAAGGCGCAGACCGCCCTGTCCGGCATCGGCCAGTTCGACGTGACCGCGACCCCGCTGCAGATGGCCATGGTCTCGGCGGCCATCGCCAACAACGGCAAGCTGGTCTCGCCCCATATGGTGTCGCAGATCACCGACAGCAGCGGTGACGTGCTGAAGAACTACGACTCCGACGCCGGCACCCGGCAGATCGTCAGCTCCTCCACCGCCGAGCAGCTCCAGTCGGCCATGGAGACGGTCGTCAAGGACGGCACGGGCACGAACGCCCTGATCGACGGCGCCACCGTCGGCGGCAAGACCGGTACCGCCCAGCACGGCGAGAACAACAGCAAGACGCCGTACGCCTGGTTCACCTCCTTCGGCAAGTCCGACAGCACGGGCAGGGAGGTCGCCGTGGCGGTGATGGTGGAGCAGTCGGACGCGGCGAGGTCGGAGGTCAGCGGCAACGGCCTGGCGGCACCGGTCGCCAAGGCGATGATGCAGGCGGCGCTCAAGGGCTGA
- a CDS encoding NCS2 family permease → MSAPLGGIDRYFSISARGSTVGREIRGGFATFFTMAYILVLNPIILGSAKDKYQHTLDTGQLATATALVACVMTIVMGVGGNLPLAIAAGLGLNAVVAFQLAPLMSWADAMGLVVLEGLVICLLVLTGLREAIMNAIPQQLKQAIGVGIGLFIAFIGFVDAGFVSRVPDAASTTVPVQLGAVGRLTGWPVLVFCLGVLLTIGLLARKVKGAILISIVTMTVVAIVINAVADIRSWGLTTPKVPDKIVAAPDFGLIGHFSLFGGFAKAGVLTAVLLVFTLILSDFFDAMGTIVGISAEAGLLDDRGQVPGIGRVLFIDGAAAVAGGLGSASSNTAYIESAAGVGEGARTGFANLVTGGLFGLALFLTPLLTIVPLQAAAPALIAVGFLMMTHVKHIDWDRYEIGVPAFLTIATMPFTYSITDGIGAGFLSYVLLKAVLGRAREVNWLLWGVSALFLVYFAIDPVEQVLGVK, encoded by the coding sequence ATGTCCGCACCGCTCGGCGGCATCGACCGGTACTTCAGCATCTCCGCACGTGGATCCACGGTCGGCCGCGAGATACGCGGCGGCTTCGCCACGTTCTTCACCATGGCCTACATCCTTGTCCTGAATCCGATCATCCTGGGCAGCGCCAAGGACAAGTACCAGCACACCCTCGACACCGGCCAACTCGCCACCGCCACCGCGCTGGTGGCCTGTGTGATGACGATCGTCATGGGCGTCGGCGGCAACCTCCCGCTCGCCATCGCCGCCGGCCTGGGCCTGAACGCCGTGGTCGCCTTCCAGCTGGCGCCGCTGATGAGCTGGGCCGACGCAATGGGGCTGGTGGTCCTGGAGGGCCTGGTCATCTGCCTGTTGGTGCTCACCGGGCTCCGGGAGGCGATCATGAACGCGATCCCGCAGCAGCTGAAGCAGGCCATCGGCGTCGGCATCGGTCTGTTCATCGCCTTCATCGGCTTCGTGGACGCCGGTTTCGTCAGCCGTGTTCCGGACGCCGCGAGCACCACCGTACCCGTGCAACTCGGCGCCGTCGGGCGGCTCACCGGCTGGCCCGTGCTGGTCTTCTGTCTCGGTGTGCTGCTGACCATCGGCCTGCTCGCCCGGAAGGTGAAGGGCGCGATCCTGATCAGCATCGTGACGATGACCGTCGTCGCGATCGTCATCAACGCCGTCGCCGACATCAGGAGCTGGGGCCTGACCACCCCCAAGGTCCCGGACAAGATCGTCGCCGCGCCGGACTTCGGACTGATCGGTCACTTCAGCCTGTTCGGCGGCTTCGCCAAGGCCGGCGTGCTCACCGCCGTCCTGCTCGTCTTCACCCTGATCCTGTCGGACTTCTTCGACGCCATGGGCACGATCGTCGGCATCAGCGCGGAGGCCGGGCTGCTGGACGACAGGGGGCAGGTGCCCGGCATCGGCCGCGTGCTGTTCATCGACGGTGCCGCCGCCGTCGCCGGCGGTCTCGGCTCCGCCTCCTCCAACACCGCCTACATCGAGTCGGCGGCCGGCGTGGGCGAGGGCGCCCGCACCGGCTTCGCCAACCTGGTCACCGGAGGCCTGTTCGGCCTCGCGCTCTTCCTCACCCCGCTGCTCACCATCGTCCCGCTCCAGGCGGCGGCGCCCGCGCTGATCGCGGTGGGCTTCCTGATGATGACCCACGTCAAGCACATCGACTGGGACCGGTACGAGATCGGCGTCCCGGCGTTCCTCACCATCGCGACGATGCCGTTCACCTACTCGATCACCGATGGCATCGGGGCCGGCTTCCTGTCCTACGTACTCCTCAAGGCGGTGCTGGGCAGGGCGCGGGAGGTCAACTGGCTGCTGTGGGGGGTCTCGGCGCTCTTCCTCGTGTACTTCGCCATCGATCCGGTCGAGCAGGTTCTCGGGGTGAAGTAG
- a CDS encoding SigE family RNA polymerase sigma factor, translating into MGTVVDDAAAAEFHAFFERHYAELARLARLLTGEPDAADDLAADALLALWHRWGRVRAADHPVAYARGVVANLARTRIRSAVRERRRIALFWSHREERTENPDVAGVVDVQEALGRLPFRKRACVVLRHAFDLSEKDTALALGVSVGTVKSQTSKGMAELQRLLGPQGDPRRMRAAMAARGGESGGRNR; encoded by the coding sequence GTGGGCACAGTCGTCGACGACGCCGCCGCCGCGGAGTTCCACGCCTTCTTCGAACGGCACTACGCCGAACTCGCCCGACTGGCCCGTCTGTTGACCGGCGAGCCGGACGCCGCCGACGACCTCGCGGCGGACGCGCTGCTGGCCCTGTGGCACCGCTGGGGCCGGGTGCGCGCCGCCGACCACCCGGTGGCGTACGCGCGGGGCGTGGTCGCCAACCTCGCCCGCACCCGGATCCGCAGCGCGGTGCGCGAACGGCGCCGGATCGCGCTGTTCTGGTCGCACCGCGAGGAGAGGACCGAGAACCCGGACGTGGCCGGCGTGGTGGACGTACAGGAGGCGCTGGGCCGACTGCCGTTCCGCAAACGGGCATGTGTGGTGCTGCGGCACGCTTTCGACCTCTCGGAGAAGGACACCGCGCTCGCGCTCGGGGTGTCGGTGGGTACGGTGAAGAGCCAGACGTCCAAGGGCATGGCCGAGCTGCAGCGACTGCTCGGCCCCCAGGGCGATCCGCGGCGGATGCGGGCGGCGATGGCGGCCCGGGGCGGCGAGAGCGGAGGAAGGAACCGATGA